A stretch of the Candidatus Paceibacterota bacterium genome encodes the following:
- a CDS encoding CDP-alcohol phosphatidyltransferase family protein → MLDAHRDFLKGFEKKVGKIFSFFPLSPNQYTISTIFFALAAFYFLYKNKIIFAIIFFIIAAFLDLVDGSVARYKNQATKKGAYLDTIVDRFVEAILIFGLLFLPLPEVLFPVYVWIFLILFGSLMTTYAKSAAKEKDLIDSELKGGLLARGERLILIIIAILLGIYNYYWTVYLLVLIAILTNFTVLQRIFSAINKSKN, encoded by the coding sequence ATGTTAGATGCTCATAGAGATTTTTTAAAGGGTTTTGAAAAAAAAGTAGGTAAAATTTTTTCTTTTTTTCCTTTATCTCCAAACCAATATACAATAAGCACTATTTTCTTTGCCTTGGCGGCGTTTTATTTTCTTTATAAAAACAAAATTATTTTTGCAATTATATTTTTTATAATTGCTGCCTTTTTGGACTTGGTTGATGGATCGGTGGCAAGATATAAAAATCAAGCAACGAAAAAAGGAGCTTATCTTGATACTATCGTTGATCGTTTCGTTGAGGCGATATTAATTTTTGGTCTTTTATTTTTACCACTTCCTGAAGTTTTATTCCCAGTTTATGTTTGGATATTTTTAATTCTTTTTGGCTCTTTGATGACAACATATGCAAAATCAGCAGCAAAAGAAAAAGACCTCATTGACTCAGAACTCAAGGGAGGTCTTTTGGCTCGTGGAGAAAGACTAATTTTAATTATAATTGCTATTTTGCTTGGGATTTATAATTATTACTGGACTGTTTACTTATTGGTTCTTATTGCAATTTTAACTAATTTTACGGTGCTTCAAAGAATATTCTCCGCCATAAACAAATCAAAAAACTGA
- a CDS encoding PHP domain-containing protein encodes MKIDLHIHSKYSYDSFSFPEDIARTAARKGLDGVAVTDHDTIAGWKVMRKATKKYGLLFVPGQEIKTKRGKKIIGDIIGIFLKKEIKSREPKEVIKEIKSQGGIAIIPHPFHILTPFKGHKTNKNKSFRLVTPFKGDIEDYKNLVDAIEVLNARVPLKSSDRKALNFAEKNNLAMTGGSDAHQWKDVGDAYTIAQKAKNLDDFKKAILNKNTRASGGKSPLHSLASPSLARFRIKLESNKKNRSKYDIQYSLEKIKNGLRKYSKKK; translated from the coding sequence ATGAAAATTGATCTCCACATACATAGCAAATATTCATACGATAGTTTTTCTTTCCCGGAAGATATAGCAAGGACAGCTGCACGAAAAGGACTAGACGGTGTTGCTGTAACGGACCACGATACTATCGCGGGTTGGAAAGTAATGAGAAAAGCAACAAAAAAATATGGATTGCTTTTTGTCCCTGGTCAAGAGATTAAAACAAAAAGGGGTAAAAAAATTATTGGAGACATAATTGGAATTTTCTTAAAAAAGGAAATAAAAAGTCGCGAACCAAAAGAAGTAATAAAAGAAATAAAATCACAGGGAGGAATTGCTATCATCCCCCATCCTTTTCATATACTAACGCCATTTAAAGGGCATAAAACAAATAAAAATAAATCCTTTCGCTTGGTTACTCCTTTTAAAGGAGATATAGAAGATTATAAAAATCTTGTAGATGCGATAGAGGTTTTAAATGCTAGGGTTCCTTTAAAATCGAGCGACAGAAAAGCACTTAATTTTGCAGAGAAAAATAATTTAGCAATGACTGGTGGAAGCGATGCTCATCAATGGAAAGATGTAGGAGATGCTTACACCATAGCACAAAAAGCAAAAAACTTAGATGATTTTAAAAAAGCTATTTTAAATAAAAATACAAGAGCTAGTGGTGGAAAAAGTCCTTTGCACTCATTAGCTAGCCCTTCATTAGCAAGATTTAGAATAAAATTGGAAAGTAATAAAAAAAATCGTTCAAAATACGATATCCAATACTCTTTAGAAAAGATAAAAAACGGACTAAGAAAGTACTCGAAAAAAAAATAA